One Ranitomeya variabilis isolate aRanVar5 chromosome 5, aRanVar5.hap1, whole genome shotgun sequence DNA window includes the following coding sequences:
- the LOC143776678 gene encoding uncharacterized protein LOC143776678 has protein sequence MESVLSGPKTARKTAAKVSEDVPGTTGDCADDASEPRDSQRLLQAIPKKRKFCLDKKDKTTPANESTEKQSGKKAKVQTEPAAKPTPPARITPAALLDSEEETILTLLEGRSPKKSKLKKNSSTKIRDVAAATVTVQDSSVLEKSLPRHVALLPKSQNSEDEDFIIKCPAVPKLSQLSAKKRGKNHKSPSEIRLFFKKKPITNKKAKKEKKVMAEETTCPKPTKKKKSDKDKKKGGDKAKKESKKLMQGSAASFGESADSRVGLQSKLKKKKVKVDKE, from the exons ATGGAGAGTGTCCTATCAGGTCCGAAGACGGCGAGGAAAACTGCTGCCAAAGTCTCGGAAGATG TACCTGGAACAACTGGTGACTGTGCGGATGATGCAAGTGAGCCCCGAGATTCTCAG CGTCTTCTGCAGGCCATACCTAAAAAACGAAAGTTTTGCTTAGACAAAAAAGACAAGACCACTCCAGCTAATGAGAGTACCGAAAAGCAAAGTGGAAAGAAGGCCAAAGTTCAAACAGAGCCGGCAGCAAAGCCAACGCCACCTGCCCGGATCACCCCAGCAG CTCTGCTGGACTCTGAAGAAGAGACGATTTTGACCCTGTTGGAGGGAAGGAGCCCCAAAAAGTCAAAATTGAAGAAAAATTCCTCTACAAAGATTAGGGATGTAGCAGCTGCAACAGTGACCGTCCAGGATAGTAGTGTCCTTGAGAAAAGTCTCCCCCGACATGTCGCTTTGTTGCCTAAAAGTCAGAACTCGGAAGACGAAGATTTTATTATAAAATGCCCGGCTGTCCCAAAACTCAGCCAGTTGTCtgcaaaaaaaagaggcaaaaaccacAAGAGTCCCTCCGAGATCAGGCTGTTCTTTAAGAAGAAGCCTATAACAAATAAAAAAGCAAAGAAGGAGAAGAAAGTGATGGCGGAAGAGACCACCTGCCCTAAACCCACCAAAAAGAAGAAATCTGATAAGGACAAGAAAA AAGGCGGCGATAAAGCTAAAAAAGAAAGCAAGAAGCTGATGCAAGGTTCAGCAGCTTCATTTGGAGAGTCCGCAGATTCTCGAGTCGGGCTTCAATCAAAACTCAAGAAAAAG AAGGTAAAAGTTGACAAAGAATAA